A region from the Aliarcobacter thereius LMG 24486 genome encodes:
- a CDS encoding malate dehydrogenase, whose product MIKSKKMINLKDNNISYILNNETIKLLNFNPNSMILEVAIFNKDTFIRNSKVPFAHLPKKLKAKLNPK is encoded by the coding sequence TTGATAAAAAGTAAAAAAATGATAAATTTAAAAGATAATAATATTTCATATATTTTAAATAATGAAACAATTAAGCTATTAAATTTTAATCCAAACAGTATGATTTTAGAAGTTGCAATATTTAATAAAGATACTTTTATAAGAAATAGTAAAGTACCATTTGCACACTTACCAAAAAAGTTAAAAGCGAAACTAAATCCTAAATGA
- a CDS encoding SLAC1 anion channel family protein, translating into MQQESIKSIPSNRLQFFPIMMFAIVMGMGGLTLVFQKLRLISNFPSYIPKISLLITTILFFFIAISYLLKIIFYKEEVKKELNHPIRINFFAAFSISILILSASFRDYDINISKILFYFGAIFHIYFTFYTIRFWINNSLEIVHSNPAWFIPIVGNLIIPISGIDFLSNQVLIFYFSIGIFFWIVLFSIILNRIMFHQPFAAKFLPTMFILIAPPAIGFISYIKLTNSLDFFAQILFSLGIFFTILVAFMYKNFLKIRFFISWWAFTFPMAAVTLSILLMYELTNIDIYKYLSYFLSIITSFVVVLVAISTLKHIAKKEICIME; encoded by the coding sequence ATGCAACAAGAGAGTATAAAGTCTATTCCTTCAAATAGATTACAGTTTTTTCCAATAATGATGTTTGCAATAGTTATGGGAATGGGTGGATTAACTTTAGTTTTCCAAAAACTTAGATTAATATCAAATTTTCCTAGTTATATTCCAAAAATTAGTTTACTTATAACTACTATTCTTTTTTTCTTTATAGCTATAAGTTATCTGCTTAAAATTATATTTTATAAAGAAGAGGTCAAAAAAGAGTTAAATCATCCAATAAGAATAAATTTTTTTGCTGCTTTTTCAATATCAATATTGATTTTATCAGCATCATTTAGAGATTATGATATCAATATTTCTAAAATATTATTCTATTTTGGAGCTATTTTTCATATATATTTTACTTTTTATACAATCAGGTTTTGGATAAATAATAGTTTGGAAATAGTGCATTCAAATCCAGCTTGGTTTATTCCAATAGTTGGAAATCTTATTATTCCTATTTCAGGAATTGATTTTTTAAGTAATCAAGTTTTAATATTTTATTTTTCAATAGGAATCTTTTTTTGGATAGTTTTATTTTCAATAATTCTAAATAGAATTATGTTTCATCAACCTTTTGCAGCAAAGTTTTTACCAACAATGTTTATTTTAATAGCTCCACCTGCAATTGGTTTTATTTCATATATAAAACTTACAAATAGTTTAGACTTTTTTGCTCAAATATTATTTAGCTTAGGTATATTTTTTACTATTTTAGTAGCTTTTATGTATAAAAACTTTTTAAAAATAAGATTTTTTATCTCTTGGTGGGCATTTACTTTTCCTATGGCAGCTGTTACTTTAAGTATATTGTTGATGTATGAATTAACAAATATTGATATATATAAATATTTATCATATTTTTTATCAATTATTACAAGTTTTGTTGTAGTTTTAGTTGCAATTTCAACTTTAAAACATATAGCCAAAAAAGAGATTTGTATTATGGAATAG
- a CDS encoding aldo/keto reductase, producing MEYRYIGKSGLRVSSICMGTMTFGSTTDEKEAFKILDKAYDRGINFYDTAELYPVSPKKETVGITETIVGKWMKTKARDSIIMATKIAGAANGWFVPPVRHGLTAIDSFHIKRAIEGSLKRLNTEYIDLYQMHWPDTIVPIEESLKAFNELIKEGKVRYIGTSNDSAYGLTKANETSNNKGLSRFESIQNNFSLLNPRFHDELANVCRKEKISLLPYSPMAGGVISGKYNNEFIPDEVRFAIYLKDKSKRVQAMANRFVNNKTLEATKKYIELSKNYGISPITLAVSYSKHFDFVASTIIGARKAEQLEDSFKAFDFKIDDELLRKIENIQKEILYPMG from the coding sequence ATGGAATACAGATATATAGGAAAAAGTGGATTAAGAGTTAGTTCTATTTGTATGGGAACTATGACTTTTGGTTCAACAACAGATGAAAAAGAAGCTTTTAAAATATTAGATAAAGCATATGATAGAGGGATAAATTTCTATGATACAGCAGAACTATATCCAGTTAGTCCAAAAAAAGAGACAGTAGGAATAACTGAAACTATTGTTGGTAAATGGATGAAAACAAAAGCAAGAGATAGCATAATTATGGCTACGAAGATTGCTGGAGCTGCAAATGGTTGGTTTGTTCCACCTGTAAGACATGGATTAACTGCAATTGATAGTTTTCATATAAAAAGAGCAATTGAAGGAAGTTTAAAAAGATTAAATACTGAATATATAGATTTATATCAAATGCACTGGCCTGATACTATTGTTCCTATTGAAGAGAGTTTAAAAGCTTTTAATGAACTTATAAAAGAGGGTAAAGTAAGATATATTGGAACTTCAAATGATAGTGCTTATGGTCTTACAAAAGCTAATGAAACTTCAAATAATAAAGGATTATCAAGATTTGAATCTATTCAAAATAATTTTTCGCTATTAAATCCAAGATTTCATGATGAATTAGCAAATGTATGTAGAAAAGAAAAAATATCATTACTTCCGTATTCTCCTATGGCTGGAGGAGTTATTTCGGGAAAATATAATAATGAATTTATACCAGATGAAGTTAGATTTGCAATATACTTAAAAGATAAAAGTAAAAGAGTTCAGGCTATGGCAAATAGATTTGTAAATAATAAAACTTTAGAAGCTACAAAAAAATATATTGAATTATCAAAAAATTATGGAATTTCTCCTATTACTTTAGCTGTTTCTTACTCAAAACACTTTGATTTTGTTGCATCAACTATTATAGGAGCTAGAAAAGCTGAGCAATTAGAAGATAGTTTTAAAGCATTTGATTTCAAAATAGATGATGAATTATTAAGAAAAATTGAAAATATTCAAAAAGAGATTTTGTACCCTATGGGTTGA
- a CDS encoding LPP20 family lipoprotein has translation MKLTKIILPVAAAAVLFVGCGTKDPEANLAPEKCEISGVDAPLWVCGNLDSISKGDKKYASASAPMSKLGREFSRKQALSKARANMAEDLKSDVISQVQEEAAERQIDDTVTVNRVSEQVTKQIAALTLKGTSQASSWEDKVGKELYVLISIPKSNIDTEIEKAFNSAN, from the coding sequence ATGAAACTTACAAAAATAATATTACCAGTAGCTGCTGCAGCAGTTTTATTTGTTGGATGTGGAACAAAGGATCCAGAGGCAAATTTAGCACCTGAAAAATGTGAAATCTCAGGAGTTGATGCTCCACTTTGGGTTTGTGGAAATTTAGATAGTATTAGTAAAGGTGATAAAAAATATGCATCTGCATCTGCTCCTATGTCAAAACTTGGAAGAGAATTTTCTAGAAAACAAGCTTTATCAAAAGCTAGAGCGAATATGGCAGAAGATTTAAAATCAGATGTTATTAGTCAAGTTCAAGAAGAAGCAGCTGAAAGACAAATTGATGATACAGTGACTGTAAATAGAGTTTCTGAACAAGTTACAAAACAGATTGCAGCTTTAACATTAAAAGGTACTTCACAAGCTAGTTCATGGGAAGATAAAGTAGGAAAAGAGTTATATGTATTAATATCTATTCCAAAATCTAATATTGATACAGAGATAGAAAAAGCATTTAATAGTGCTAACTAA
- a CDS encoding CsgG/HfaB family protein — translation MRNILVLIPVAFIFIFAGCSQKVLIESIKPAKVDRAASKKKIAVMDFERDSVHLGGKIEAALNSVNIEDKQFYTIVNRTAIDEILKEQKFQYSGLTNNKDSVKVGELLGAQALILGKVNTGEEQRTETEIRNRCLDQKCTRMQSYYIYCTVSKYSLTANLRMIDVERGDLIYTNNYIKSKDFKECPNDANDLLGTTLNLLGDKKPEKNIIYDEMANDIVSEFLPNISPTTTRFYVQLLDSPEINYNKHQKSQLEGALEYLKHKKIDRAEEILSDLLSSTNDKCYVAAYNLGVVKEAKGELEFAKQLYSIADRQTLKPNKTIIEALNRIDQAIIDNKKLNKQSQTSNKKGRNR, via the coding sequence GTGAGAAATATATTAGTTTTAATACCAGTAGCTTTTATATTTATTTTTGCAGGATGTAGTCAAAAAGTATTAATTGAGAGCATAAAACCTGCAAAAGTTGATAGAGCCGCATCAAAGAAAAAAATTGCAGTTATGGATTTTGAACGAGATTCTGTACATTTAGGTGGAAAAATAGAAGCAGCTTTAAATAGTGTAAATATTGAAGATAAACAATTTTATACAATAGTAAATAGAACTGCTATTGATGAGATCTTAAAAGAGCAAAAATTTCAATATTCAGGACTTACAAACAATAAAGATAGCGTAAAAGTAGGGGAATTATTAGGTGCACAAGCTCTTATCTTAGGAAAAGTAAATACAGGAGAAGAACAAAGAACAGAAACAGAAATTAGAAATAGATGTCTTGACCAAAAGTGTACAAGAATGCAATCTTATTATATATATTGTACAGTTTCAAAATACTCTTTAACTGCAAACCTAAGAATGATAGATGTTGAAAGAGGTGATTTAATATATACAAATAACTATATTAAATCTAAAGATTTCAAAGAGTGTCCAAATGATGCTAATGATCTTTTGGGAACAACTTTAAATCTACTTGGAGATAAAAAACCAGAGAAGAATATTATTTATGATGAAATGGCAAATGATATTGTTAGTGAATTTCTACCAAATATATCTCCTACAACTACAAGATTTTATGTACAACTTTTAGATAGTCCAGAGATAAACTATAACAAGCATCAAAAATCACAACTTGAAGGTGCTTTGGAATATTTAAAACATAAAAAGATTGATAGAGCTGAAGAGATTTTAAGTGATTTATTAAGTTCTACGAATGATAAATGCTATGTAGCTGCATATAATTTAGGAGTAGTAAAGGAAGCAAAAGGTGAACTAGAATTTGCAAAACAACTTTATAGTATCGCTGATAGACAAACTTTAAAACCAAATAAAACTATTATTGAAGCATTAAATAGAATTGATCAAGCTATTATTGATAATAAAAAATTAAATAAACAATCACAAACAAGTAATAAAAAAGGAAGAAATAGATGA
- a CDS encoding LPP20 family lipoprotein — protein sequence MKKTIIFLIIALFLISCSNNKPEPQALSYPNWYLNPTQNTLTTLYGVGEGRTLTEATNSALDNLSSKLLVTVQSNITITEKSYRDFREYATSTTNSEISSKTAELGFKNYKIDESIYFSGKNIVQVSIKKDDLIHTLKSDIDTLYSELEFVKKQQYDNLTLYLKEQELLNKFYNSSNKAQILDSLGYDSKFIQKTNLLRNELNILKSMATFYISTDSESSKYKNIYKNTLLKRGFKVVNSAAPYELNLSSEISRKSPQGFFIYENILTVTVLDSSKNEIKSDIIELKGVSSRNYEDAGLNSIKDLIEEQEEANILPF from the coding sequence ATGAAAAAAACAATTATTTTTTTAATAATTGCACTATTTCTAATATCTTGTTCAAATAATAAGCCAGAGCCACAAGCTCTGAGCTATCCAAATTGGTATTTAAATCCAACACAAAATACATTAACAACTCTTTATGGAGTAGGAGAAGGTAGAACATTAACTGAAGCTACAAATAGTGCTTTAGATAATTTATCTTCAAAACTTCTTGTAACTGTTCAATCAAATATTACAATTACTGAAAAATCTTACAGAGATTTTAGAGAGTATGCTACAAGTACAACAAATTCTGAAATAAGTAGTAAAACAGCAGAGTTAGGATTTAAAAACTATAAAATAGATGAGAGTATATATTTTTCAGGTAAGAATATAGTGCAAGTAAGTATAAAAAAAGATGATTTAATTCATACTCTAAAAAGTGATATTGATACACTTTATAGTGAATTGGAATTTGTAAAAAAACAGCAATATGATAATTTGACTCTTTATTTAAAAGAGCAAGAGCTATTAAATAAATTTTATAATAGTTCAAATAAAGCACAAATCCTTGATTCTTTAGGATATGATAGTAAATTTATTCAAAAAACAAATTTATTAAGAAATGAATTAAATATTCTAAAAAGTATGGCAACTTTTTATATTTCAACAGATAGTGAATCTTCAAAATATAAAAATATATACAAAAATACTTTATTGAAAAGAGGGTTTAAGGTAGTCAATAGTGCTGCTCCATATGAGTTGAATTTGAGTTCAGAAATTTCAAGAAAATCTCCACAAGGTTTCTTTATTTATGAAAATATATTAACTGTAACAGTTTTAGATAGCTCTAAAAATGAGATAAAATCAGATATTATTGAATTAAAAGGTGTTTCATCTAGAAATTATGAAGATGCAGGATTGAATTCTATAAAAGATTTAATAGAAGAACAAGAAGAAGCTAATATTTTACCATTTTAA
- a CDS encoding bifunctional 3,4-dihydroxy-2-butanone 4-phosphate synthase/GTP cyclohydrolase II, translated as MNAIQRVKEAIEEIKKGNMVIMLDDEDRENEGDLVYSAALSTPDLVNFMVTHAKGLVCVSVPFETAKRLDLNPMVKDNTSSYETAFTVSVDAKDALTGISAIERDDTIKILANPIAKADELVRPGHIFPLIAKNGGVLVRTGHTEGSVDLCKLAGLKGEAVICEILKEDGTMARRDDLDIFAEKHNLKQIYISDLVEYRLANETLVKEISSSNINFFGKSAIKKEFKDHLDNIHTAIILGEITELTHIKFHTIRPDIKVFLNDNKLNSMLKTINFLQSKGGVLIFLNNDKKNSETDKNYGIGAQILNTLSIKKIKLMTSGGKHSFVGLQGFGLEILEEIQIDG; from the coding sequence ATGAATGCAATACAAAGAGTAAAAGAAGCAATTGAAGAGATAAAAAAAGGTAATATGGTTATTATGCTTGATGATGAAGATAGAGAAAATGAAGGTGATTTAGTATATTCAGCAGCATTAAGTACACCTGATTTAGTAAATTTTATGGTAACACATGCAAAAGGTTTAGTTTGTGTAAGTGTTCCTTTTGAAACAGCAAAAAGATTAGATTTAAATCCAATGGTAAAAGATAATACATCATCGTATGAGACAGCTTTTACAGTATCTGTTGATGCTAAAGATGCTTTAACAGGAATTAGTGCAATAGAAAGAGATGATACTATTAAAATTTTAGCAAATCCAATAGCTAAAGCTGATGAACTTGTAAGACCAGGGCATATTTTTCCTCTTATAGCAAAGAATGGAGGAGTTTTAGTTAGAACAGGGCATACAGAAGGAAGTGTTGATTTATGTAAATTAGCTGGTTTAAAAGGAGAAGCCGTTATTTGTGAAATTTTAAAAGAAGATGGAACAATGGCAAGAAGAGATGATTTAGATATATTTGCAGAAAAACATAATTTGAAACAGATATATATATCAGATTTAGTGGAATATAGATTAGCAAATGAAACCTTAGTAAAAGAGATATCAAGCTCAAATATTAACTTTTTTGGAAAGAGTGCTATAAAAAAAGAGTTTAAAGATCATTTAGACAATATTCATACAGCTATTATTCTAGGTGAAATAACAGAATTAACACATATTAAATTTCATACAATTAGACCAGATATAAAAGTATTTTTAAATGATAATAAGTTAAATTCAATGTTAAAAACTATAAATTTTCTTCAATCAAAAGGTGGAGTTTTGATATTTTTAAATAATGATAAGAAAAATAGTGAGACGGATAAAAATTATGGAATAGGTGCTCAAATACTAAATACATTAAGTATCAAGAAAATAAAACTTATGACAAGTGGAGGGAAACATTCATTTGTAGGATTACAAGGATTTGGATTAGAAATACTAGAAGAGATACAAATAGATGGTTAA
- the pckA gene encoding phosphoenolpyruvate carboxykinase (ATP), with product MSTIKDSLGLENIGTIYRNSDVDFLIDFAVKNEKARVSSTGALMIDTGIFTGRSPKDKFFVNQDPSNKYISWGDINKKVSKEVYNDLLANSKKQLSNKDIFVTDVFCGSSLDSRRAVRIITEVAWQAHFVQNMFILPTAEELENFKPEFTIYNSCKTVNMSYASHGLHSEVYVIFNVEENQAIIGGTWYAGEMKKGVFSMMNYWLPLEGKLPMHCSANIGKDGDTALFFGLSGTGKTTLSTDPNRALIGDDEHGWDDNGVFNFEGGCYAKVINLDKDSEPEIYNAIKKGAILENVVADENGVVDFADKSKTENTRVSYPIEHIENHTPSMRGGHPKNIIFLCADAFGVLPPIAKLDKQQAMYYFLSGYTAKVAGTERGITEPVATFSSCFGEAFLPLNPTVYAELLGKKIDLHNVNVYLVNTGWTGGPYGVGKRMSIKNTRACINAILDGSINDSEFQNMTIFNLQIPRTLKGVDTHVLTPRYTWNNPLEYDEAKRKLAEMYIENFRKYLTLESEYDFTAAGPQL from the coding sequence ATGTCTACTATTAAAGACTCGTTAGGTTTAGAAAATATTGGTACTATTTATAGGAATTCAGATGTTGATTTTTTAATCGACTTCGCAGTTAAAAATGAAAAAGCCAGAGTATCTTCGACTGGTGCTCTTATGATTGATACAGGTATTTTTACAGGTAGGAGTCCCAAAGATAAATTTTTCGTTAATCAAGATCCATCAAATAAATATATATCTTGGGGAGATATAAATAAAAAAGTCTCAAAAGAGGTTTATAATGACCTTTTAGCTAACTCAAAAAAACAATTAAGCAACAAAGATATTTTTGTAACAGATGTTTTCTGTGGTTCTTCTTTAGATTCAAGAAGAGCAGTAAGAATTATTACTGAAGTTGCTTGGCAAGCTCACTTCGTACAAAATATGTTTATTTTACCTACTGCTGAAGAACTTGAAAATTTCAAACCAGAATTTACTATTTATAACTCTTGTAAAACAGTAAATATGTCTTATGCAAGTCATGGTTTACATTCAGAAGTTTATGTTATTTTTAATGTGGAAGAAAACCAAGCTATAATTGGTGGTACTTGGTATGCTGGTGAGATGAAAAAAGGTGTTTTCTCTATGATGAATTATTGGCTACCTCTTGAAGGAAAACTTCCTATGCATTGTTCTGCTAACATAGGAAAAGATGGTGACACAGCCCTATTTTTTGGTCTTTCTGGAACAGGTAAAACAACTCTATCAACTGATCCAAATAGAGCTTTAATTGGAGATGATGAACATGGTTGGGATGATAATGGGGTATTCAACTTTGAAGGTGGATGCTATGCAAAAGTAATCAACCTTGATAAAGATAGTGAACCTGAAATCTATAATGCTATTAAAAAAGGAGCTATTTTAGAAAATGTAGTTGCTGATGAAAATGGTGTAGTAGATTTTGCTGATAAATCAAAAACAGAAAATACAAGGGTATCTTATCCAATTGAGCATATTGAAAACCATACACCATCTATGAGAGGTGGTCATCCAAAAAATATCATATTCTTATGTGCTGATGCATTTGGTGTTTTACCTCCTATTGCAAAACTTGATAAACAACAAGCAATGTACTATTTTTTAAGCGGTTATACTGCAAAAGTTGCAGGAACAGAAAGAGGAATTACAGAGCCAGTAGCAACATTTTCTTCTTGTTTTGGAGAAGCATTTTTACCTTTAAATCCAACAGTTTATGCTGAACTTCTTGGTAAAAAAATAGATTTACATAATGTAAATGTTTATTTAGTAAACACTGGTTGGACTGGTGGTCCCTATGGTGTTGGTAAAAGAATGAGTATAAAAAACACTAGAGCTTGTATTAATGCTATATTAGATGGTTCAATAAATGATTCAGAATTCCAAAATATGACTATTTTTAATCTTCAAATTCCTAGAACTCTAAAAGGTGTAGATACACATGTTTTAACTCCTAGATATACTTGGAACAACCCACTTGAATATGATGAAGCAAAAAGAAAACTAGCTGAAATGTATATAGAAAACTTTAGAAAATATTTAACTCTTGAAAGTGAATATGATTTTACAGCAGCTGGTCCACAACTGTAA
- a CDS encoding biotin/lipoyl-containing protein yields the protein MAKKYIDIMDTSFRDGFQSVFGGRVLMNDFFAAVEAAKYAGINHFEFGGGARFQSLFFYLNENAFDMMDKFRQIVGPDANLQTLARGINTVMLDTGSRELIDLHAKLFAKHGTTTIRNFDALNDVQNLEYSASCIKKYGLKHEAVVTLMDLPPKCTGAHDVPFYEKTLRSILDSGLPFDSICFKDASGTSSPNKIFETIKMARKLLGEDRHIRLHTHETAGVSVACYLAALEAGADGIDLAASPVSGGTSQPDILTMLHATKGMNYDLGGLEVDKVLKYEEVLADCLKDYFLPPEATQVSPLIPFSPMPGGALTANTQMMRDNGTLDKFPEVIKAMQEVVVKGGFGTSVTPVSQFYWQQAYANVMFGPWKQIAPGYGRMVLGYFGKTPVEPDAEIVKLASEKLKLEPTTQNPLDIADADPKKKISVWKQRLEIEGLETSEENIFIAAACDEKGITFLKGEAPLNVRKNSKEEEKISKGGNMSNGNYTVVVDGQRFNVSVFDGNVQNIQVAPTTVQSTSIKNEVQKTVLEPTKPKLTGNEATAPVNGNVWKILVKEGDKVQKDQQIMILEAMKMEIDVVAPISGIVSKILTETNKAVEDGEVLAIIA from the coding sequence ATGGCAAAGAAATATATAGATATTATGGATACTAGTTTCAGAGATGGATTTCAATCTGTTTTTGGAGGAAGAGTTTTGATGAACGACTTTTTTGCAGCTGTTGAAGCTGCAAAATATGCTGGAATAAATCACTTTGAATTTGGTGGAGGAGCTAGATTTCAAAGTTTATTTTTCTATTTAAATGAAAATGCATTTGATATGATGGACAAATTTAGACAAATAGTTGGTCCTGATGCAAATCTTCAAACTTTAGCAAGAGGAATAAACACTGTTATGCTTGATACTGGAAGTAGAGAGTTAATAGATCTTCATGCAAAACTTTTTGCAAAACATGGAACTACAACAATAAGAAACTTTGATGCTTTAAATGATGTTCAAAACCTTGAATATTCTGCTTCTTGTATAAAAAAATATGGTTTAAAGCATGAAGCTGTTGTAACTCTTATGGATTTACCTCCAAAATGTACAGGTGCACATGATGTTCCTTTTTATGAAAAAACACTAAGAAGTATTCTTGATAGTGGTTTACCATTTGATTCAATCTGTTTTAAAGATGCTAGTGGAACAAGTAGTCCAAATAAAATTTTCGAAACAATAAAAATGGCTAGAAAACTTTTAGGAGAAGATAGACATATAAGGCTTCATACTCATGAAACAGCTGGAGTTTCAGTAGCTTGTTATTTAGCTGCTTTAGAAGCTGGAGCTGATGGAATTGATTTAGCTGCAAGTCCTGTTAGTGGTGGAACATCTCAACCAGATATTTTAACTATGCTTCATGCAACAAAAGGTATGAATTATGATTTGGGTGGACTAGAAGTTGATAAAGTTTTAAAATATGAAGAAGTATTAGCTGATTGTTTAAAAGATTATTTCCTTCCACCAGAAGCTACACAAGTATCTCCACTTATTCCTTTTTCTCCAATGCCAGGTGGAGCACTTACAGCAAATACTCAAATGATGAGAGATAATGGAACTTTAGATAAATTCCCTGAAGTTATAAAAGCTATGCAAGAAGTAGTTGTTAAAGGTGGTTTTGGTACAAGTGTAACTCCTGTATCGCAATTTTATTGGCAACAAGCATACGCAAATGTAATGTTTGGTCCTTGGAAACAAATTGCTCCTGGATATGGAAGAATGGTTTTAGGATATTTTGGAAAGACTCCTGTTGAACCAGATGCAGAAATAGTTAAACTTGCAAGTGAAAAATTAAAGCTTGAACCAACAACACAAAATCCTCTTGATATTGCAGATGCTGATCCAAAGAAAAAAATTAGTGTTTGGAAACAAAGATTAGAGATTGAAGGATTAGAAACAAGTGAGGAAAATATTTTTATTGCTGCTGCTTGTGATGAAAAAGGTATAACATTTCTAAAAGGTGAAGCACCTTTGAATGTTAGAAAGAACTCTAAAGAAGAAGAAAAAATAAGTAAAGGAGGTAATATGTCAAATGGAAACTATACAGTTGTAGTAGATGGTCAAAGATTTAATGTATCTGTTTTTGATGGAAATGTTCAAAATATTCAAGTAGCTCCTACTACTGTTCAATCAACTTCTATCAAAAATGAAGTTCAAAAAACAGTATTAGAACCTACAAAGCCAAAACTTACAGGAAATGAAGCTACTGCACCAGTAAATGGAAATGTATGGAAAATTCTTGTAAAAGAAGGAGATAAAGTACAAAAAGATCAACAAATTATGATACTTGAAGCTATGAAGATGGAGATAGATGTTGTTGCACCTATTTCAGGAATTGTTAGTAAAATACTAACAGAAACGAATAAAGCTGTTGAAGATGGAGAAGTTTTAGCAATTATTGCTTAA
- a CDS encoding S24 family peptidase translates to MIIIDEILAKLKVVLSSDFKDKRIFDKDLAEALDITQANFATMKNRGKIPYSNILNFCAKKKISINWLLYNQNPNSLIDSTDRYWIKYYPSINVSAGGGAYEDEDFYESLELPSYFLNILGGKDNLKNIDAINVTGDSMEPTLNSNNIIFIDKTKNDLSRDGIYAFTTLHGLFVKRVQKRVDGKLDIISDNKDYPIQVLDKQDLSILGKVISSFGKVY, encoded by the coding sequence ATGATAATTATTGATGAAATTTTGGCAAAATTAAAAGTTGTATTAAGTTCTGACTTTAAAGATAAAAGGATATTTGATAAAGATTTAGCAGAAGCTTTAGATATAACACAAGCAAATTTTGCAACAATGAAAAATAGAGGTAAAATACCTTATTCAAACATTTTAAATTTTTGTGCAAAAAAGAAAATTTCAATAAATTGGCTTTTATATAATCAAAATCCAAATTCACTGATTGATAGTACAGATAGATATTGGATTAAATATTATCCAAGTATAAATGTAAGTGCTGGTGGTGGAGCTTATGAAGATGAAGATTTTTATGAAAGTTTAGAGTTACCAAGTTATTTTTTAAATATTTTAGGTGGAAAAGATAATTTAAAAAATATAGATGCTATTAATGTAACAGGTGATTCTATGGAACCTACATTAAATTCAAATAATATAATATTTATAGATAAAACAAAAAATGATTTATCAAGAGATGGAATATATGCTTTTACAACTCTTCATGGACTTTTTGTAAAAAGAGTTCAAAAAAGGGTTGATGGAAAACTAGATATTATTTCAGATAATAAGGATTATCCAATACAAGTTTTAGATAAACAAGATCTTAGTATTTTAGGAAAAGTTATTAGTTCTTTTGGAAAAGTATATTAA